The sequence TTGTCAAACCATTGATGTTGCTTTTTTACGGTGGTTTTTTATGTAGAACGAAAGCAAACGCATTGTCTGATTTCTGATTAAAGTATGAAGATGGCTGATTGAGTGGTGCGCACTGTGCTTATAAGTTTTTATTAAAAAAGGACAGGCTTATGTATAAAAAAGTAGTTATGTCATTGCTTTTATTGGTTTGTTATCCAGCGTACAGCGCGGACACTACCCATAAAGTGGAGGATGTGGACGCCTTGACTGTTGAGGATACTCGTCAGTTCGTGGAAATGCCTGTGCAAGCGCGCGAGTATATGCGCTTGGATATGCTGGACCATTTATTGGTCTTGAGCCAAGTAATGGGCCATCTCGCAGCCAATGAGTTTGATGCAGCAGCAGATCTTGCTGAAGCTCGAATGGGGCGCAGTGCTATGGGGCAGCATAGAGGCGATCCCAATGGTCCCGGTCGATTTATGCCGTTAGAAATGCGTAATATCGGTTGGGGTATGCATGCTGCAGCAACAGAGTTTGCTAATGTTGCTAGGCGAGGTGATGCAAAGGATACCTATACTGCGCTACAGCACTTAACCAACTCATGTATTGGTTGTCATTACAGCTACCGTACTCGATAAGTGGAAAGTCAGACAGTGAAAGAATCTTTTTTACCATCGAGGCCGGTTGATGAAAATAAAGGCCGCTGTTTTAGCAAAATTTAATTAATTTGCCAGGGCATCCATTTCCTTTGCCTGTAACGTGCTGTTCTGTCGTAAAAAAGGCGCTTTCCTGCATGGGTTAGCGCCTTTTTTAATGGTGAAGGTCATCAGTTAGTATGCCCAAACAATGA comes from Pseudomonas sp. C27(2019) and encodes:
- a CDS encoding cytochrome c codes for the protein MYKKVVMSLLLLVCYPAYSADTTHKVEDVDALTVEDTRQFVEMPVQAREYMRLDMLDHLLVLSQVMGHLAANEFDAAADLAEARMGRSAMGQHRGDPNGPGRFMPLEMRNIGWGMHAAATEFANVARRGDAKDTYTALQHLTNSCIGCHYSYRTR